CTCGGATCAGTGTGGCGGTTAACCCTAATCGACGACGGGCTTGCAGCTCTGCCGTGATGCGGAAAATGGGGGCAGGCAGCAAATGCACTTCATCGTAGACGATCAAGCCCCAGGAACGGGCATTGAACAACTGAAAGTGAGGAAAACCACCGTCTTTGCTGGAGCGGTAGCTGAGGATTTGGTACGTCGCCAGAGTGACAGGTCCGGTTTGTTTAGTTTGGCCGCTGTATTCGGAGATCGCGTCTTCTGGCAGCGTAGTTTTGTCCAGCAATTCTCGCTTCCATTGCCGCACGGAGGTTAGACTGCTGGTGAGAACGAGTGTATTTTCTTGCACGGCTGCCATCGCTGCCAGCCCGACCATCGTTTTTCCGGCTCCACAGGGTAGCACAATCACTCCACTGCCGCCCCGAACGCTGCCAGCCTGGTAAAATGCTTCTGCCGCCTCTTTCTGATAGTCCCGTAACCAAAAGAATGCACCGGACTGATCGACTGATCGCAACTGGAACTCCAGCGCATCGCCTTCCACATAACCCGCTAGATCCTCTGCAGGATAACCAGCAACCAGAAGTGCCTGCTTGAGCACACCCCGATGGGCGGCATCGACTTCAAATACTAAATCAGAACGGCGATCGCCCAAATACTCAAAGACATCCTGATTGCGACTCAGCAATTCTGCTAACGGCAGGTCTGCCATTTTCAGCAGCAGATGTCCGTTTTCGCGTTCAATCACCGTTAGACCGTAACGACTGCCAAGTGCCTCAATTTCCTGAGCCACTGCTTCGGGCATTGGATACTTGGCATGTTCCCGCAGCGCGGCAATCATGTCTGTAACGGGCATTCCTGCCGCCCGTGCATTCCAAATACTCAGGGGTGAGATTTGATAGGTGTGAATGTGTTCCGGGCTTTTGATCAGTTCAACAAACGGCGCGATCGCTGCACGGGCAGCCTCTGCACGCGACGAATGGACTTCCAGCAACACGGAGCGATCGCTTTGAATAATTAAAGCGTTTTCGGGAACGTAGGACATACTAACTCAGACCCGGAAGGCTGTACCCCAACTTCTTCAATGCATTGCGAAACTTTATCTCTGATTCTAACGGTACAACCAAATAGCACGGCTGCCGGGCAGCGATGACTTTAGGCTGATCTGCGAGAAAACAGCAAGCTTTGGTACGGGAATCGTTAGCAATCAATGTGGCAAGCGCCGCGTCGGCACAACGAATCAGGCGGGCAGAACCGAGATCCTGTAAGCTTGTTGTGCGCGTTTGTAAATCGGCAAGAAACTGCATCACTGGCTGCGGCAGGACTTCGCTACTGTTAGCGGTAAGAAAGTTCCGCAGTTCATCCACACTACGACCCTGGGCGATCGCATCCAGCAATTTTCCCTGCTCCAGTTGCCAGACAGCATCCGAAACCGATTGCAGGAAGCTGTCGAGCATCAGGCAATCGGCGCGTGTGAGTTGCTGTACGGCAACCACTTCCAAATTCGGCAAAATCCGTAGGACTTGTTTTTGGGTCACACGAGCGGGTGTGTAGCGATCGCTCAGTTCTAGAAAATATGCTCCTAGTGGTGTAAGACGAACGTAGGTCAAGCCATCATAGCGACTCAAACAGTTACTGTAATAGTAATCCAACTCAACATCTGCTTGAAAATTGAACACGCCATCATCGGGATGAATGTAAGCCACATCAATTAATCCTAACGTGGAGACATATTCAAACAAAAAGCAGAGAATATATCGTGCCTCCAATAATAGAAAACTCGTGTCATACAGCGAGCCATAGCCTTCGAGGGAAAGGCTTTGAGGATTACGACTGACTTCAAACTCATAGCCTGCTGCAATCATGTAGCGAAAGAAGTCCATCAGCTCAACCCATCGTCCAACGGGGCAGTCCCTGAGGGCATCAACAATCTTGCTGCGTCTTCCCGAAACAGCGCTCAGGCTGCGCTTGCCTTTTCCAGTTTGCCCCTTAACACTCTCCACTCGTCGCAGTTCATCCAGTAGAGTATTTTTGAGCCAGTTTTTCCACAGCGTTTGCAGCGTCTTTTCCGACGGCTCATTCAACGCCTTCTGTCCTGCTTTTGTCAATCCAAGCCGCTTCCCGCTCAGTTCCATCAGTTTCCCCGCCTGCAGCAGCATTACCCAGGCAAACGGTTTGATGTACCCAATTTGGTAATCATATTGCCAGCCCCCTGGAGATTGAATCTCTGTCCAATCGCTGTAGTAATCGCCCTCTTCAAGTACTTCGGCGATCGCGCTCAGGGTTGCACCTGTAGGATAAAAGGTCTTGTCACTGATCGTCACCTTACCCAGATCCACGAGGCGCAACACGGTTTGCAAATCTCGCCGTGCCACTTGCTCTGTCTCCCGGATATGAAGCGGTAGCTTGAGCGGGTGGGATTTTCGGGTACGGGTCTTGTAGTCGTACTCCTTCTCCGTTCGAGGGAGCGCGGCAGGCAGGCTCTCTAAACTTTGGATGCGGGTCGGCTCTGGAAGTGGCACAAAGGTTTTGATTTGTGCTTTCAAATCCTGGGGCATAGTAAAGCTGTAGAAGAACAGCTTTAGGATTGAGGGTTTGTAGTTGTAGGAGTAGCGATCGCCCGTACCCCAAGTTGGTTCGTTGCCATACTTACTGACAAATCGGTCTTTTTGATAGCGATCGTCTGACGAATGGACTACTTCTGAAATGACGGCTTGTTGAAGGCGATCGCATTGTTCCCAAAGACGTTTGAGCGATTCGCCTTGCAGCCGTTGCTGAACGTAGCTCACCAATTCAGCTTTACGGGTAGGAATGGTCCCCGTCGGCAACAATCCTGCCAGTAGCTTCAACTGCTCAACGGTTTGCTGGTTGAGAGCTTCTAGCAGCATTGGAATGCGATCTGGTTGGGTGTAGTACGGCATGAACGGCTGATTCTAGTCACTTTCATCAAACTTGAAATCTAGGGCAAACGTATCTAAATTCACTAGAAAATAATAGATATTATCAAATTAAGTGTGGGAAGTTCAATCCGTGTCAAAAGCGGCATTGTCAAGTTAACAAGGGAAACAGCCGATAGTAGAATCTAAACACTGCTGCTTCTGCTAACTTCTAGCTACCATGTACGCTCGTCACCGCTTTCATGCTGAGATTATCAGCTACGCTGTGTGGTTGTATTTTGCTTTTCCCTTGAGCTACCGGGACGTGCAAAAACTGCTGATGTAGCGAGGCATTGAGGTGAGCTATGAAGCAATTCGTTCCTGGTGCAATAAGTTTGGGCAACAGTATGCCAATGAAATTCGTCGTTGCCGTCGTCGTGTAGGAGACAAGTGGCATCTGGATGAGGTTGTTGTCACAATCAATAGGGAGCAATATTATCTGTGGCGAGGGTTTTGCCAAGTGTGGAACACGACAGCACAAGGGATTGAACAACAGAGCAGAGAACTCGCATCAAGCGACACGAACACGAGAGAAACGAATGCGCAGATTCAAATCGCTCGGACATGCTCAACGATTTTGCTTAAGTTTTGAACTAATCTGACAACACTTTCACCCTAAGAGGATGTTTGAAAAGTAAGGAGTTGAGTAAAAAAGCTCTCAGGGCATAAGCTGTAAATACGTAGATACAGCACCATTGAGAGCAATGAATAAAGCATACTCCAGTAACCTGAGCCAAGAGCAATGGGAATTGTTAGAACCGTTAATTCCACTAGCCAAAACAGGTGGTCGTCCGCGAGAAGTGAAGATTGGGGAAGTACTTAACGCGATTTTTTACGTGTTGACTCAAGGATGTACATGGCGAAACCTACTACTAGGACAGGAGTTACGCAGTTGAACCAAAGGTAGGGTAAAACAAAAGAATGAACCCACCTAAGTACAACGAGTATGATTACATTAACTAACTGAATTGCAACGCAGAAAGCATATAGTGGCACGGAAGCTCAGGGAGTCCAACCCGAGTCCGACCCGCCAGCCCATGATGCCATTACCCGTTTGCTACATCGGATGGAGCCATCACCAGAGGTGCTATGGATAGAAGCACAGCAGCACGTTGGCTTAAACACGGGCATTTTGGTGATTGACGATTCCACCCTCGACAAGTTTTATGCCGAGAAGATGGAATTGGTGACACGGCACTGGTCTGGAAAGCATGGACGGGTGGTGCAAGGAATTAACCTAATTACCCTGTTGTGGACCCAGGGCGATCGCCACATCCCCTTAGATTATAGGTTTTACGAGAAGTCAGTCGATAGGGCAACCAAGAATGACCATTTTCGCGCCATGCTACAAACAGCAAGGGCAAGAGGGTCTGCTCCTGAATGTGTAGTGTTTGATAGTTGGTACAGCAGTCTAGACAACCTCAAACTGATTCGCAGCTATAACTGGATTTGGTTGACGCGGCTCAAATGCAACCGTCATGTCAATCCTGACAACACAGGCAATCGTCCGTTAAGTGATGTAGATATTGCATCTACAGGTAGCGTGGTACATCTCAAGGGCTATGGTTTTATCAAAGTATTCAAGATTGTTACCCCAGACGGTGACATTGACTACTGGGCAACCAACAATTTGAGTCTAACTGAGTTACGGCGATTACAACTGGCTGAATTTGCTTGGGCAGTTGAGGAGTATCATCGAGGGCTAAAACAGTGTTGTGGGGCAGAGCAGGCGCAAGTACGCTCTTCTCGCGCACAGCGCAATCACATTGGCTTATCTATCCGAGCTTTTCTACGCTTAGAACTGTATTGGTTTGCCACAGGTATTAGCTGGTACGAAGCCAAACTGAGAATTGTCCGAGATGCTGTTCGGGCTTACCTTGCTGCTCCTCGCTTCTCTCTTAACCCAACTGCGTAACTCCTGTAGGAGAGTTTCCGAATTGGCAAACTGTTTACACCTATTTTCGGAATTGGCGTACTGACGGAACATGGATAAGCATTTATGATCGACTCAGAGATTGGGTGAGAGTGGATTCACAGCGAGCAGCCAGTCCCACAGAAGCAATCATCGATAGTCAAAGTGTGAAAAGTGCAGCAATGGTCAGCCTGGCGGTGGGATACGATGCCGGCAAAAAGATCAAAGGGCGCAAGCGGTTTTTGACAGTGGATACATTAGGTCTGGTACTGCGAGTGTTGGTGACAGCAGCCAATGTGGACGAACGCTCTGGTGGTAAACAGGTACTCCAAAAGGTCAAACAGATGGGAAACACAGTTTCACGCCTCAATACTATCTGGGTTGATAGTGGTTACGATGGCAACCCTTTTATGCAATGGGTGATGGATTTGTATCGATGGGTTTTGCAAGTCGTGCTGCGCCCCCATGAACGCAAAGGCTTTGTTTTGTTGCCTAAACGTTGGGTTGTTGAACGTACTTTTGGTTGGTTCACTAGCTGTCGGCGTTTGAACAAAGACTATGAACTATTGACTCAAACCGCGGAGACTTTTATCTATCTTGCCATGATTCGTATTATGGTAAGACGTTTGGCATAAAATCTCACCTCTCACAACTTTTCAAACATCCTCTAAGCAACATAGACTTCCTGCTACTGAATATCACCAACTCTTGCGCCAACGATTTGAGATTTGGTATGAATTGACCAGCATCCAAATGGCTGCTTAATTCTGCCCCTTACTCTTCTCCAATGAGAAATAGTATCTTTTTGGATTACAGCTAAGTTAACTTGACAATGCTAACACCAAATCTAGAACACTGCCTCATTTTCAATGTCTGCATAAATGTGTGTATAATCAAGGCATGCAGTTTACCTGGGATGAAAATAAACGGCAATCGAATCTGGTTAAACATGGGTTTGACTTTGTAGATGCTGCTCAAGTTTTTGAAGGAGTAACATTGACTTTTGAAGATGACCGTTTTTCCTATGGTGAACAGCGTTTCATTACAATTGGGCTTTTGCGTGGGCGCGTGGTCGCGATTGCTCATACAGAAAGTCAAAATAATGTTCGTGTCATTTCAATGCGGGAGGGAACCAAACGTGAGCAAGTCATCTTCTTCAAAAATCTCTCAGACGAATTGGGAACGGATTGATGCAATGACGGATGAAGACATCGATTTGTCTGATATTCCAGAGGTAACAGAAGCGCAAATGGAACGAGCGGTATTGCGTGTCGGTGGCAAACCTGTTGAACGCGGTAAACAGCGCGTCAATATGTTTTTGGATATGTTCATTGTGGAATATTTCAAAGCAAAGGCTGGCGATCGAGGGTATCAAACATTGATTAATGAAGCTTTGACGGAATACATTCGGAATCACGATGTTAAGGAGGATTTACGTCAAATTCTGCGAGAGGAGTTGAAGCGATCAAAGAATGTGTTGTCATGATTGTATTTATCTCATTTGACTGATCAGTTTCCGATTGCCCAGCCTATAGTATTACAGTTGTAGATAAGATAGGCTAAAGGGAACTCTCTAAGATATCTGTTGTATGGATAGGATCGCAATTGACCCTTCCCAATCATTTCTAACAGGGAATGCATTAGAAACAGTTTGCCAATGGAGCAATACGCTGAAATCGTTTCAGCAGCGCTTGAGTCCTTACTTTGCTCGAGCTGAAGCCCGCCAAGCTGCTTTCAACT
This portion of the Gloeocapsopsis dulcis genome encodes:
- a CDS encoding DNA repair helicase XPB; the encoded protein is MSYVPENALIIQSDRSVLLEVHSSRAEAARAAIAPFVELIKSPEHIHTYQISPLSIWNARAAGMPVTDMIAALREHAKYPMPEAVAQEIEALGSRYGLTVIERENGHLLLKMADLPLAELLSRNQDVFEYLGDRRSDLVFEVDAAHRGVLKQALLVAGYPAEDLAGYVEGDALEFQLRSVDQSGAFFWLRDYQKEAAEAFYQAGSVRGGSGVIVLPCGAGKTMVGLAAMAAVQENTLVLTSSLTSVRQWKRELLDKTTLPEDAISEYSGQTKQTGPVTLATYQILSYRSSKDGGFPHFQLFNARSWGLIVYDEVHLLPAPIFRITAELQARRRLGLTATLIREDGKEGDVFALIGPKRYDVPWRELEGQGFIAAAECTEIRVPQDSDRQMEYALADKRYQFRIAAENPRKYDVVRSLLQREAGHRILIIGEYLDQLKHIAQLTGLPTVTGKTSQRERDQLYEQFRSGAISGLILSRVGNFALDLPDADVLVQVSGKYGSRQEEAQRLGRILRPKVDGHSAQFYTLVSPRTCEEEFARHRQLFLAEQGYSYRIEIMDDPAPTP
- a CDS encoding BrnT family toxin, which produces MQFTWDENKRQSNLVKHGFDFVDAAQVFEGVTLTFEDDRFSYGEQRFITIGLLRGRVVAIAHTESQNNVRVISMREGTKREQVIFFKNLSDELGTD
- a CDS encoding BrnA antitoxin family protein, with product MTDEDIDLSDIPEVTEAQMERAVLRVGGKPVERGKQRVNMFLDMFIVEYFKAKAGDRGYQTLINEALTEYIRNHDVKEDLRQILREELKRSKNVLS